The genome window TAACAAGAGCTATGATCAATCATAGTAAACTAGGCTACCAAGCGTAAGATAAAAATAGTCGATCGACAAGATAGAGGTATGACAAAGTGTGACAGAGAGGGATGATACACAAAAGCAAATCATTTCTAAAATAAGAGATgcttagaaaaaaaatttaaaattaattttttttcgaaAAGTCGTCGTTGAATTTACCAAACTCTAAGAGTGATGTATTTGAAGTGTACTATTTTCTGCTATACTATTTCATCCGTTTATGAGTATTTGAAGCGTACATTTATACTCTCGAGGCAATATTAGGTGTATGTGGACCCCTGCAAATTGGATTCTTTCCCTCTCAATAAGTCTTCTTTTGAACTTTCAAAGGTGCTCGTTAAAGCCACCGCGTTGAGGTGGCAATTTCTTGGACGGAACAGTAAGAGAATAATAGGTGGTGGAAAACAGCGGTAGTgtcctctttttatttatttctctttCTATTGTCTTCTCACAATCATAGTTACTCAATAAAAATATAAGTCAATTTTGATGGCTATTtccaactttttatttttatttttatgatcaaaATAGATAGTTAATCGAAGCATTCAATCATGAGAAATATGATATCCATATTTATTTATGTTGTCACCACCTAACCACTGTCCTTTTAATCCCCCACCACCGTCTCCTTCCTCTAATCCATTGCCCACTCTCTAAGTTTGTTAGgacggagagaaagagagagagagagagagagagagagagagtcgctaTTAATATTGAGGAAGCTTTTGCGGGAGGGAGACTGTCAAgaggttttttttatttctctcgGTGGCGGAAGAATGGCGAAGCTGATGCAAAGGTTGGTCCTTTTggccgccctcctcctcctcgtcgcggCAGCTGGCCTcacccccgccgccgccgcggcgGACGGAGGAGCTGGAGGGGACCTTCCACTGGGCTGGATCCCGTCCCTCTCCGGCTGCCGCGGCAGCATCGCGGAGTGCCTCGCGGGCGAGGAGTTTGACCTGGGATCCGAGGTGAGCCGCCGCTTCCTGGCTACCTCCAGCTACATCAGCTACGGCGCGCTCAAGCGCGACACCGTGCCCTGCTCCCGACGCGGCGCCTCTTACTACAACTGCCGCCCCGGCGCCCAGGCCAACCCCTACTCTCGCAGCTGCTCCGCCATCACCCAGTGCCGAGGTTAAAGAGGGGGATCATGCAGATCTCGGCTCCAATCCGAGGAAATACCCATTTTTAGGAAGGAAAAGTGACGAATTTGGTATGTTGTCTTGGTGGTTCTGTTCTGAGTCTTAAataattgttattgttattgatgATACTGCTGTTGTTATATTGGTGTTGTAAACAAGACTCGTATGTGATTCGTGTAAAAAGACTTCCTCTCCTTCTAATGCACtccttattacaaaaaaaaaaaagtcttttttttttctggataaAAGGATGATTCAGACTTAGATGTGGTTGTTTTATTGAAGATTTGATAGTTAATGGTTTATGCACTTCTTGCTGCTGCATGATCATGTCTATGAGGAAAACAAATTTGATACTTTTTCTATAATTGAGGCATTCTGCCTTGCTCATTCGTAGGGTTTTTGCTAAGTTTTCTCTTTATCTGCAAGAGAAAAAAGAGGAACAATTGATTAAAGCTAGTCTATTTTCTGACAAAAGCTTATCTGTTTAGTTCTATGCCGGTAATGATGATGAGGAGCCTTTGTCATTGGAAACACAGTGAGTTTGGTGGTTGGGAGTAAATGCTTGTTTAGAGGGTAATGGAATTCAATTATTGGAACTGAGATGATGCTATGGATTTTAGGTAATTGGCTGTTCCCCTCTTTTCTTGGTGTTATTTAGATGGAGGAGAGGAGAATGAGAGACTAGCAGACTAGAAAGTCTCAACAAGGGTTCTCTTTAGCCAGTAGAAACCAAGGCAGCTAAGAACAAAAGAAAGAAGCACAGGGACAGAGCATTTAAATGACAGTTGCATAAGTTATTGTGGAAGTACTTTTTGTCTAACTGCTTTAGATAGAGTGGGAGAAAATTTAATTGGAAAGCAAGCCAGGGCACATGATATCTGAGAAAGAAGGCATATGTtttagagagatagagagagagagagagagagagagagagagagagatgggactTTCAGTGGAGTACATTCTTCCTCCACCTTAGAATTCCAAAAAAGTGATGAGCAAATCTTACCTTCTCTAGATTTTGATACTTTACTCCAGGCTAGGTCTTGAGATATCCACCACTTGGCCCCTGAAGTTTGTGATGGCATTTAGGTGGAGGAAAAGGACCCAAAATCCAAAGATTTACCTCTTGCTTGGAAGTTTGAGTAAATTGGTGAAGTTGGCCATCTTAAATACATGTACCAATCTATGATATGCAATTTTGACAGGCATTATCAACTCCTCACTAATGGAAAGCTATTTTGTGTGAGCATTTATCACACACAGTAACTTTTGTCGTTTTCATCTTTTTTGTTTGTGTTTGAACAAAGTTTGAGATATTTGGATAAGAACCTAATACTTTATAATTTGTCAAGCATAGTTAAAGACTGATAAAATGCCAAACATAGTGCTTTGGTTGTAATCTGTCCTCTACAGTGTCTTTTTCCTTTTTGGATTTTGTACAAGGTGAAGATAGATGATGTTCTACATAGCCTTACTGCAACCATTGACCCAGGAATTGAACTGGAAGTTGGAAGCCAGCCTTAGGTATGAGTATCTAAGATTGTTCTCCAGGCTTCAAGTGGGTGCAATTCAAAATTTATTTGGCCACCTAAATTTCCCATGTCTTCTTCCATTGTTGTCTTGATGCCAATTCTACTGTGAATTTGAACGAGGAGGCTCCCGAGGGGTTCTCTCCAATGGCCAGTTGGCAACTTTCTTGACCAAGTCtttttgaaagaaaagaagatgCCTTCCtaatttaaaagaaaaagaataacttATTGGTGCAGCTATGAACTTTCTGGACAGTGCTTCCTATTCTTCTTATGCCCTAAAGCTGTTGTGTGCACAAGAAGACCAGCTACAACCGGCTGGATACTCTGGTGAGGGTTCAATGTTCCTATATATCCTGTCACAATTAGCACCATTTGCTTCGTCAGTTCCAAACCTAATTACTTGAATTCTGCTATTAGATAATATCCACTTGCCATGATAGCTCTGAGTTAAAGAA of Musa acuminata AAA Group cultivar baxijiao chromosome BXJ2-3, Cavendish_Baxijiao_AAA, whole genome shotgun sequence contains these proteins:
- the LOC135608152 gene encoding rapid alkalinization factor-like encodes the protein MAKLMQRLVLLAALLLLVAAAGLTPAAAAADGGAGGDLPLGWIPSLSGCRGSIAECLAGEEFDLGSEVSRRFLATSSYISYGALKRDTVPCSRRGASYYNCRPGAQANPYSRSCSAITQCRG